One genomic region from Dermacentor variabilis isolate Ectoservices chromosome 6, ASM5094787v1, whole genome shotgun sequence encodes:
- the LOC142586240 gene encoding solute carrier family 22 member 20-like — protein MPVSKESRPSVSAPPASVPKKTVALSDRYEEKPPFGTGAFQFHIIMTLSLAAGTFALHSNSFKVTATVMDHWCRRPAFFENLSAAEWMELAIPVDERGKHSHCTVRDPPGAGSAARVVGCTSWEFDLSARGHIIVSQWSLVCDRRWLIAVAWLVHSVACMASLALAGALGDYIGRRIVVFVALPAMLIAGVASSIPNDFHSSVAVRSIVSAAISALVPPLVALVYEVTPMEKMPVYSVASAALLVVASPVALFLTRFFKAGWAVVQLVMMAPACLLLAIYYTVDESPARLLESPCSQRERAILP, from the coding sequence ATGCCTGTGTCGAAGGAAAGTCGGCCTTCCGTTTCTGCACCGCCAGCGTCAGTACCAAAGAAGACCGTCGCGCTATCTGACCGGTACGAAGAAAAGCCTCCCTTCGGAACGGGCGCCTTCCAGTTCCACATCATAATGACCCTGTCCCTCGCGGCGGGCACCTTCGCGCTACACTCCAACAGCTTCAAGGTGACGGCCACCGTCATGGACCACTGGTGCAGGCGGCCGGCATTCTTCGAGAACCTCAGCGCGGCCGAGTGGATGGAGCTCGCCATCCCCGTGGACGAGCGCGGAAAGCACAGCCACTGCACCGTTCGCGACCCGCCTGGCGCCGGGAGCGCGGCTCGCGTCGTGGGCTGCACGTCGTGGGAGTTCGACCTTAGCGCGCGCGGCCACATCATCGTGAGCCAGTGGAGCCTCGTGTGCGACCGGCGCTGGCTGATTGCGGTTGCGTGGCTCGTACACTCGGTCGCTTGCATGGCCTCACTGGCCTTGGCGGGCGCGCTGGGAGACTACATCGGTCGCCGGATCGTCGTGTTCGTCGCCTTGCCGGCGATGCTCATAGCGGGCGTAGCGAGCAGCATCCCCAACGACTTCCACTCGTCCGTGGCCGTGCGCTCCATCGTGTCGGCGGCCATCAGCGCCCTAGTGCCGCCGCTGGTCGCTCTCGTGTACGAAGTGACACCCATGGAGAAGATGCCGGTGTACAGCGTGGCGAGTGCAGCGCTGCTGGTGGTCGCATCGCCTGTCGCGCTGTTCCTCACGCGTTTCTTCAAGGCCGGCTGGGCGGTGGTGCAGCTCGTGATGATGGCGCCCGCGTGCCTCCTGCTCGCCATATACTACACAGTGGACGAGTCGCCGGCCCGGCTTCTGGAGTCCCCGTGCTCGCAGAGAGAGCGTGCCATACTTCCATGA